In one window of Solanum pennellii chromosome 2, SPENNV200 DNA:
- the LOC107011732 gene encoding uncharacterized protein LOC107011732 produces the protein MPPITGVAGVLLLLLQLFVTATTTTAAPILGLDSFLNQQSRVDPTATNDSFLSLPSSLKKHLSQPSIHHPPIPSSLLNLQVSVPITVKLVGSNFSSSAKSQLSSFLTSAISSDQFHVITPFSFQPSHHLSISHSLHLDVTLSPSSLSSRLSETLKTHLATVPSSFRSVLASVPHSIVDEIIKQDFEKEKPISGIYIYILNLGSQSKPYAYSYTPGDPSPAFTKCLGTVWTGKERYLWIDLGAGPVDYGPALSGDGVLPRGEFHPFATLHGRPKSQKALLSDLASLVWSAYQVLLVPSLRIPIPFENSLIVEFIHIYGSSDNKDSVGLDWKLIERNFMDEINENGLLFGDQSLRFKKYDVNLAECPICSFAISRAATSYTSRYLFDNYTLIVSEYLDSKRLHQTLSESAAEFRRIAKVPEEDFGGRILPVYVFDLDVSSILMLDRYHQSVAFKDMVIAVRTKSTQTVSDYSCNGRHVFTQTRELERPIVGSILQSMWGVSPTHLVWSPRHNSTLVDYTWSVGQTPFGPFSEVSSLSFVQKDAARRNVLLTSLNFSISSALEVLESISAHGGERKLLKHNQLTEFMQRWNLFKYKLDKAVSAVSHFDFEMALYYLRASDHDIYAIHSLVYHASQELEASLVCFKDPPFPWASVSMSAGVLIFLLYVWAKRDKFFSNKRKQF, from the coding sequence ATGCCTCCGATCACCGGCGTCGCCGGcgttctcctcctcctccttcaaCTCTTCGTCACCGCCACCACCACCACCGCCGCCCCAATCCTGGGACTAGACTCCTTCCTCAACCAACAATCTCGGGTTGACCCGACAGCCACAAACGATTCATTCCTCTCTCTTCCTTCTTCTCTCAAGAAGCATCTCTCTCAACCCTCCATACATCACCCACCCATCCCTTCTTCTCTCCTCAACCTACAAGTTTCCGTCCCCATCACCGTCAAGCTTGTTGGTAGCAACTTCTCTTCTTCTGCCAAATCTCAGCTTTCTTCATTTCTCACATCGGCAATTTCTTCCGATCAGTTCCACGTCATCACCCCTTTCTCTTTTCAACCATCTCATCACCTCTCTATATCCCATTCACTTCATCTTGATGTGACTCTTTCTCCTTCCTCTCTCTCTTCACGTCTTTCTGAAACCCTCAAGACCCATCTCGCCACTGTACCTTCCTCTTTCAGATCCGTGCTTGCCTCTGTCCCTCACTCCATAGTTGATGAAATCATCAaacaagattttgaaaaagaGAAACCCATTAGTGGGATTTACATATATATTCTCAATTTGGGCTCCCAGTCGAAACCCTACGCTTATAGCTATACGCCTGGCGATCCATCCCCTGCTTTCACCAAGTGTTTGGGCACTGTGTGGACCGGAAAAGAGAGATATTTGTGGATTGATTTGGGGGCCGGTCCGGTTGATTATGGCCCGGCGTTGTCCGGCGATGGTGTACTTCCTCGTGGCGAGTTTCATCCATTTGCTACATTGCACGGCCGACCCAAGTCCCAAAAGGCTCTGCTTTCCGATTTGGCCTCACTGGTTTGGAGTGCTTATCAGGTTCTTCTCGTGCCCTCTTTGCGTATCCCTATCCCGTTTGAGAATTCTTTGATTGTTGAGTTTATACACATATATGGTTCTTCGGATAATAAGGATAGCGTTGGGTTAGACTGGAAGCTGATAGAGAGGAATTTTATGGATGAAATAAATGAGAATGGATTGTTGTTTGGAGATCAATCTTTGAGATTTAAGAAGTATGACGTGAATTTAGCAGAGTGCCCTATCTGTTCGTTTGCCATTTCAAGGGCAGCTACCTCATATACTTCTAGGTACCTGTTTGATAACTATACACTGATTGTCAGTGAATACCTGGACTCTAAGCGTTTACACCAGACATTGTCTGAATCGGCTGCTGAGTTTAGGCGGATTGCTAAGGTTCCTGAGGAGGACTTTGGTGGAAGGATACTTCCGGTTTATGTTTTTGATTTGGATGTCAGTTCAATTCTGATGCTTGATCGTTATCATCAGTCTGTGGCCTTTAAGGATATGGTTATAGCAGTCAGGACAAAGAGTACACAGACTGTGAGTGATTATAGCTGTAATGGGCGTCATGTGTTTACCCAGACTCGTGAATTAGAGAGGCCCATTGTAGGTTCCATCTTACAGAGCATGTGGGGAGTCTCACCAACACATTTAGTCTGGAGCCCAAGACACAACAGTACTCTAGTAGACTATACGTGGAGTGTCGGGCAAACACCATTTGGCCCGTTTTCGGAGGTTTCTTCATTGTCATTTGTGCAGAAGGATGCTGCTAGGAGAAATGTATTGTTGACATCGCTAAACTTCAGTATTTCTAGTgctcttgaagttcttgaatcCATTTCTGCACATGGTGGGGAGAGGAAGCTTCTTAAGCATAATCAGCTTACTGAGTTCATGCAAAGGTGGAACTTGTTCAAGTACAAGCTAGACAAAGCAGTTTCAGCAGTCTCACACTTTGACTTTGAAATGGCTTTGTATTACCTGAGGGCATCAGATCATGACATATATGCCATTCATTCTCTTGTTTATCATGCTTCTCAAGAGCTGGAAGCATCACTAGTCTGTTTCAAGGACCCACCATTTCCCTGGGCGTCAGTTTCTATGTCTGCTGGAGTTCTTATTTTCCTTCTGTATGTTTGGGCAAAGAGAGACAAGTTCTTTTCCAACAAGCGAAaacaattttga